In one window of Vanrija pseudolonga chromosome 5, complete sequence DNA:
- the SPAC32A11.02c_0 gene encoding putative protein, with translation MLASSYLHPQQPLFETDRKHTMQTHSEISAHPTSGSVNVRTDKRELEADINRKVDFFGVIEAFRDGKLPDNKQIESALQYAKGHSFVDVNKLSEDGQELISDVRDIIGTMLEMVKRNNSDELVQEAIWESEDLGNLDLHPDTKGAAKRKAEKKELKSDADEAGKHLRVLFTLFATNGEVRKLLKDLGLLGRDLFANAATKAADAARPSKDEMANVDKAAEKNTWIAPDGTKTGLNETPHLDVNLPDGGKVSYNPKDHLRDAHVRDGEGHTSSAGQVADAYRQEKAKVEDAAQQYAQGGPTQAGYTGSGTQGVKDSSVPYHKSLPSSGELADGARQVEGQARAAANEADTRVRRDGAANAADDAVNSRGGLKDKFNNAVPAEEREKAQRQFEHFKSDAKDIIDDEFPEERKEQFIYRLKKVLYEVQQHQDYNDAMSWLLEAGHKYEARAERDIKNEVQHSDATGAPVKSVFSKFATVLERFANGNSIEPTRKAIDNLYVDAKNDPELKKFWQDVDQYVNNVLLEPGYVMEDEAAEEGRQLEKRARAFFETGKYKDNWDQLWNSIVTFTKGFHEDPLNRQFADDWKRLTKDIAYDKDGKLALKPHLWNDIRHQILPAIISHVGYFPIPRAEYTDEKIDLVIENLVLSGPNLFPNIVTIENHNYFSFSPFNSIKDKSHHRFRIGLSQIQADIRNLRFAFRKKKGFPRMSDSGIADVVLARNGISVDIEIETIENRKDTVFKVRSVKTSIDELSFKIRDAKHDLLYKFIKVVATGAIKKAIAKGIEAGIRSGLEYVDEELVQIRAALDESKNDDDVTRTEAIKKLYQRKKAEAEKAADAVDVKANAAGVHANVNDGAAAGGGFHLVAKKEESVLPDLVQDPKHSLVEKIDVAEKKAHSGQAWRSPAFSITP, from the exons ATGCTCGCTTCGTCGTACCTTCATCCCCAACAACCGCTTTT TGAAACTGATAGGAAACACACAA TGCAAACACACAGCGAGATCAGCGCACACCCGACGTCCGGGTCCGTGAATGTCCGCACGGACAAACGCGAACTCGAGGCAGACATTAACCGCAAAGTCGACTTCTTTGGCGTCATCGAAGCCTTCCGCGATGG CAAGCTTCCCGACAACAAGCAGATCGAGTCGGCACTGCAGTATGCCAAGGGCCACTCGTTTGTCGACGTCAACAAGCTGTCAGAAGACGGCCAGGAGCTCATCTCGGATGTTCGCGACATCATCGGCACAATGCTGGAGATGGTGAAGCGCAACAACTCGGACGAGCTGGTCCAGGAGGCGATCTGGGAGTCGGAGgacctcggcaaccttgACCTGCACCCCGACACAAAGGGTGCtgccaagcgcaaggccgagaagaaggagctcaagtcggatgccgacgaggcagGCAAGCACCTCCGTGTTCTCTTCACTCTCTTTGCGACCAACGGCGAGGTGcgcaagctcctcaaggaccttggcctgctcggccgTGACCTCttcgccaacgccgccacCAAGGCCGCGGATGCCGCCCGCCCATCAAAGGACGAGATGGCCAACGTCGACAAGGCGGCGGAGAAGAACACATGGATCGCCCCAGATGGCACCAAGACGGGTCTGAACGAGACACCGCACCTCGATGTCAACCTCCCCGATGGCGGCAAGGTCAGCTACAACCCCAAGGACCACCTCCGGGACGCACACGTCCGCGATGGTGAAGGCCATACGTCGTCTGCCggccaggtcgccgacgcctaCCGCcaggagaaggccaaggtcgaggatgcGGCGCAGCAGTATGCCCAGGGTGGTCCCACGCAAGCAGGCTACACCGGCTCGGGTACACAGGGCGTGAAGGACAGCAGCGTGCCGTACCACAagagcttgccgtcgtctggcgagctcgccgatggagcgcgccaggtcgagggtcaggcgcgcgcggccgccaacgaggccgacacccgggtgcgccgcgacggcgccgcgaatgccgccgacgacgcggtcaaCAGCCGCGGTGGGCTCAAGGACAAGTTCAACAACGCCGTGcctgccgaggagcgcgagaaggctCAGCGTCAGTTCGAACACTTTAAGagcgacgccaaggacattatcgacgacgagttcccCGAGGAGCGCAAAGAGCAGTTCATTTACCGCCTCAAGAAGGTGCTCTacgaggtgcagcagcaccaggaCTACAACGATGCCATGTCGTggctgctcgaggcggggcACAAGTACGAGGCacgtgccgagcgcgacatCAAGAACGAGGTCCAGCACTCTGAcgcgacgggcgcgccggTTAAGAGCGTGTTCAGCAAGTTTGCCACGGTTCTCGAGCGCTTCGCGAACGGCAACAGCATCGAGCCTACGCGCAAGGCCATCGACAACCTCTACGTCGACGCCAAGAACGACCCTGAGCTCAAGAAGTTCTGGCAGGACGTCGACCAGTACGTCAACAacgtgctgctcgagccCGGCTACGTGATGGAAGACGAAGcagccgaggagggccgccagctcgagaagcgcgcCCGCGCATTCTTCGAGACGGGCAAGTACAAGGACAACTGGGACCAACTGTGGAACAGCATTGTCACTTTCACCAAGGGCTTCCACGAGGACCCGCTCAACCGCCAGTTTGCCGACGACTGGAAGCGCCTCACCAAGGACATTGCTtacgacaaggacggcaagctcgcTCTCAAGCCGCACCTGTGGAACGACATTCGTCACCAGATCCTGCCTGCCATCATCAGCCACGTTGGATACTTCCCCATCCCGCGTGCCGAGTACACTGACGAGAAGATCGACCTCGTTATCGAGAACCTCGTCCTCTCTGGCCCCAACCTGTTCCCCAACATTGTCACGATCGAGAACCACAACTACTTTAGCTTCTCGCCATTCAACTCGATCAAGGACAAGTCGCACCACCGCTTCCGCATCGGCCTCTCCCAGATCCAGGCGGATATCCGCAACCTCCGGTTTGCGTTccgcaagaagaagggcttCCCGAGGATGAGCGACAGCGGTATCGCCGACGTGGTCCTTGCCCGCAACGGTATCTCGGTGGACATTGAGATCGAGACGATCGAGAACAGGAAGGACACGGTGTTCAAGGTCCGCTCGGTCAAGACGTCGATCGACGAGCTGAGCTTCAAGATCCGCGACGCCAAGCACGACCTGCTGTACAAGTTTATCAAGGTCGTGGCCACCGGCGCGATCAAGAAGGCCATCGCGAAGGGCATCGAGGCGGGTATTCGCTCGGGTCTGGAgtacgtcgacgaggagctggtgcagatccgcgccgcgctcgacgagagcaagaacgacgacgatgtgACGCGCACCGAGGCTATCAAGAAGCTGTACCagcgcaagaaggccgaggccgagaaggctgCCGATGCAgtcgacgtcaaggccaACGCGGCCGGCGTGCATGCCAACGTCAACGACGGCGCTGCAGCTGGTGGTGGCTTCCACCTGGTTGCTAAGAAGGAGGAGTCGGTCCTGCCCGATCTCGTACAGGACCCCAAGCACTCGCTTGTCGAGAAGATTGACGTCgcggagaagaaggcgcaTTCGGGACAGGCATGGCGCTCGCCCGCGTTCTCCATCACTCCCTAA